A window of Methanomicrobiales archaeon contains these coding sequences:
- a CDS encoding DUF128 domain-containing protein has product MQDMTPDADPCGTGKPLRFINNVIEEYAMQVTYDPAEDTGRIIYNLSLIRDKDIDYALSVLRQTYRAGLAVSDRVRLVPSGETVDGFPVPAGCTAVCTMCTITLDGLLLKRGVPYNAIGGGIVEIESRMPKRFVHFILYNNTTIDPLEVLASQESTSITNVMRRGSGMILGNMRECHMEAEMLVGELLDELDGQGFTGVLDLGVPNVPLLGVPVSPQYMGIAMVGGTNPMAAIKEGGRRVVTRALKGLMDIESMERIQDL; this is encoded by the coding sequence ATGCAGGACATGACACCCGATGCAGACCCGTGCGGGACGGGCAAACCTCTGCGGTTCATCAACAACGTGATCGAGGAGTATGCGATGCAGGTGACGTACGACCCCGCGGAGGATACCGGCAGGATCATCTACAACCTCTCCCTCATCCGGGACAAGGACATCGACTACGCGCTCTCCGTCCTGCGGCAGACCTACCGGGCGGGACTCGCCGTCAGCGACCGGGTCCGGCTCGTGCCGTCGGGGGAGACCGTCGATGGCTTTCCGGTCCCCGCAGGATGCACGGCCGTATGCACCATGTGCACCATCACCCTGGACGGGCTGCTGCTGAAGCGGGGAGTGCCCTACAACGCGATAGGGGGCGGCATCGTGGAGATAGAGTCCCGAATGCCGAAGCGTTTCGTACACTTCATCCTCTACAACAACACGACGATCGATCCCCTGGAGGTGCTCGCCTCCCAGGAGTCCACCTCCATCACGAACGTGATGCGCCGGGGAAGCGGGATGATCCTCGGGAACATGCGGGAGTGCCACATGGAGGCGGAGATGCTGGTCGGCGAGCTCCTGGACGAGCTGGACGGTCAGGGCTTCACCGGCGTGCTGGACCTTGGCGTCCCCAACGTGCCCCTGCTCGGCGTGCCGGTCAGCCCCCAGTACATGGGGATCGCGATGGTGGGGGGTACCAACCCCATGGCAGCGATCAAGGAGGGGGGGCGTCGCGTGGTGACTCGGGCGCTGAAAGGCCTGATGGATATCGAGAGCATGGAGCGCATCCAGGACCTGTAG
- a CDS encoding NAD(P)/FAD-dependent oxidoreductase, translating to MIPILGGGPAGRLAAMRLAHAGRDVELIEERRIGGQCLHQGCMVICALSDVARLIRTARMLADLQVLDAVPNVSFSRLLRGMQEIQEKIEGVLDAETRGAGVTIRYGSRGSVQGRDVYVNGERVEAEAAIIATGSRPRIPDIPGISLAGVYNPHTLATMERLPSSMAIVGCGIMGVEFAGIFHAFGSEVHLLCRSRFLKTLDPAVRRQAEKELNGVHIREHARIRSIDGDGSVSAVTVEEKGTVERVEVDAVFLAPGLVPRSECVEGIAKGPLGEICVDDRMRTSVEGIYACGDVTGPPYLTPVARMEGIVAADNILGKERRMDYSHIPQSISLGTDLAFSLPRIEADIAASVPAPAGPGSFWSVPSGGTGFAKVMVDAASGRICGAASAAPGAAISLHYLAHLMRQGSTVFDFEEFIETHPTTDGLFSLAKYLSERLRERGSR from the coding sequence ATGATCCCGATACTCGGGGGCGGACCGGCAGGCAGGCTCGCAGCGATGCGGCTCGCCCATGCGGGCAGGGACGTGGAGCTCATTGAGGAGCGGCGAATCGGCGGTCAGTGCCTGCACCAGGGCTGCATGGTGATCTGCGCTCTCTCGGACGTGGCGCGCCTGATCCGCACGGCGCGCATGCTCGCCGATCTGCAGGTCCTCGATGCGGTCCCGAATGTCTCTTTCTCCCGCCTTCTGCGGGGGATGCAGGAGATCCAGGAGAAGATCGAGGGCGTGCTCGATGCCGAGACCCGGGGCGCCGGCGTGACCATCCGCTACGGCAGCAGGGGCTCCGTGCAGGGCAGGGACGTCTACGTGAATGGGGAGAGGGTGGAGGCGGAGGCGGCGATCATCGCCACCGGTTCCCGCCCGCGGATACCCGACATCCCCGGGATCTCCCTTGCCGGCGTATACAACCCCCACACCCTGGCGACCATGGAGCGGCTCCCCAGCAGTATGGCGATCGTCGGATGCGGGATCATGGGCGTCGAGTTCGCCGGCATCTTCCACGCGTTCGGATCAGAGGTGCACCTGCTCTGCCGGAGCCGGTTTCTGAAGACCCTCGATCCGGCGGTGAGGAGACAGGCGGAGAAGGAGCTGAACGGGGTGCATATCCGCGAGCATGCAAGGATCCGGTCCATCGATGGCGACGGATCGGTGAGTGCGGTGACCGTCGAGGAGAAGGGGACGGTGGAGCGGGTCGAGGTGGACGCGGTCTTCCTGGCTCCCGGGCTCGTGCCCCGCTCGGAGTGCGTCGAGGGGATCGCCAAAGGCCCCCTGGGCGAGATCTGCGTGGACGACCGCATGCGCACCAGCGTGGAGGGCATATACGCCTGCGGGGATGTCACCGGTCCGCCCTACCTGACGCCCGTGGCACGCATGGAGGGGATCGTCGCGGCGGACAACATCCTGGGGAAGGAGCGGAGGATGGACTACAGCCACATTCCGCAGTCCATCAGCCTGGGCACCGATCTCGCCTTCTCTCTCCCGCGGATCGAAGCCGATATCGCGGCATCTGTTCCCGCCCCGGCCGGCCCGGGTTCGTTCTGGTCGGTTCCGAGCGGAGGCACGGGGTTCGCGAAGGTGATGGTGGATGCTGCCAGCGGACGGATCTGCGGTGCCGCATCGGCAGCGCCGGGCGCCGCCATCTCCCTCCACTACCTGGCGCATCTCATGCGGCAGGGGAGCACGGTCTTCGACTTCGAGGAGTTCATCGAGACGCATCCCACAACCGACGGTCTCTTCAGTCTGGCCAAGTATCTGTCGGAACGGCTCAGGGAGCGCGGATCGCGGTGA
- a CDS encoding PAS domain S-box protein: MAERAVHRWIFLACGIVMVPLWFIALPLKPPFAWEDILMEALFLVGVGIAFILIARLKNRTIEVGIGTFALGLLIDLLDEFTSEPDLLSTDLEGILQLAGISLVVLGLYTSTRSLEANLAVSREKEEALRRSEERYRSLIEDINDVVCETDEHDRLVYVSPRIRDLLGYPQESLVGRTLFDFVAAEDRKEVSSFFDGAAFGRKAFTLIEHAMRHADGHTVIVQTSGTPMFGGGGAFQGYRLVLRDTTARRQAEEEVKRRNRQLLAINQIIGAAASSLSLNELMQTSLTKTLELLGFDGGMIYLVDRDRTRAELAVYQGFPRWIVPDGKILDIHAGPYRQVFVDGEPLYIDNYRERYPDREEFGIRAFASIPLVAHSMVVGAINIASRKNCAFTDDERSTLESVGREIGSAVLKEMLQQQLDSAYTKEHLYLEQLAAANREANLYLDIMVHDINNANMVSLGYADLIRERAGPELADYAKKLEKSVEKSIEIIRSVSTIRRIHRGEATLGPVDIDSVIRAEIRHHEGASIFYQGSPLLVYADDLLPEVFTNLIGNALKFGGPSVQVRIRVEDRGEEVDVAIEDTGPGIPDDLKPRVFDRFQRGSTSVPGTGLGLSITRMLMDRYGGRAWVEDRVPGTPGEGTVVRFRLKKIREPSTHR, encoded by the coding sequence ATGGCGGAGAGAGCGGTTCATCGGTGGATATTCCTCGCCTGCGGGATCGTCATGGTTCCCCTCTGGTTCATCGCCCTTCCCCTGAAGCCCCCCTTCGCGTGGGAAGACATCCTCATGGAGGCGCTGTTCCTGGTCGGGGTCGGGATCGCCTTCATTCTCATCGCCCGCCTGAAGAACAGGACGATCGAGGTGGGGATCGGAACGTTCGCACTGGGTCTCCTGATCGACCTCCTGGACGAGTTCACCTCGGAACCCGATCTCCTCAGCACGGATCTGGAGGGGATCCTGCAGCTGGCGGGCATCTCCCTCGTCGTCCTGGGGCTGTACACATCCACGCGGAGCCTGGAGGCGAACCTCGCCGTATCCCGGGAGAAGGAGGAGGCGCTCCGCAGGAGCGAGGAGCGCTACCGCAGCCTGATCGAGGACATCAACGACGTGGTCTGCGAGACGGACGAGCACGATCGCCTGGTCTACGTCAGCCCCAGGATCCGCGATCTGCTGGGATACCCGCAGGAGAGCCTGGTCGGCAGAACCCTCTTCGACTTCGTCGCTGCCGAGGACCGGAAAGAGGTCTCCTCGTTCTTTGACGGGGCGGCTTTCGGACGGAAGGCGTTCACCCTCATCGAGCACGCCATGCGCCACGCGGACGGCCACACGGTGATCGTCCAGACCAGCGGCACCCCGATGTTCGGCGGCGGCGGCGCCTTCCAGGGGTACCGCCTGGTGCTGCGCGATACGACTGCCCGCAGGCAGGCGGAAGAGGAGGTGAAGCGCAGGAACCGGCAGCTGCTGGCCATCAACCAGATCATCGGGGCCGCCGCCTCCTCGCTCAGTCTGAACGAGCTGATGCAGACCTCGCTCACGAAGACGCTCGAACTGCTGGGATTCGACGGCGGGATGATCTACCTCGTGGACCGGGATCGGACGCGGGCGGAGCTGGCGGTCTACCAGGGGTTCCCCAGATGGATCGTCCCCGACGGCAAGATCCTGGACATCCACGCCGGACCCTACCGACAGGTGTTCGTCGACGGCGAGCCCCTGTATATCGATAACTACCGGGAGCGGTATCCGGATCGGGAGGAGTTCGGGATACGCGCCTTCGCGAGCATCCCCCTTGTGGCCCACTCCATGGTGGTGGGCGCCATCAACATCGCCAGCCGCAAGAACTGCGCCTTCACCGATGACGAGAGATCAACACTCGAGTCGGTTGGACGGGAGATCGGCAGCGCCGTCTTGAAAGAGATGCTGCAGCAGCAGCTCGACAGCGCCTACACCAAGGAGCACCTCTACCTGGAGCAGCTCGCGGCTGCCAACCGCGAGGCCAACCTCTACCTGGACATCATGGTCCACGACATCAACAACGCTAACATGGTCTCTCTCGGCTATGCCGATCTGATCCGGGAGCGGGCCGGTCCGGAACTGGCCGACTACGCGAAGAAGCTCGAGAAGAGCGTCGAGAAGAGTATCGAGATCATCCGCAGCGTATCCACCATCCGCAGGATCCACCGCGGAGAGGCAACGCTGGGGCCAGTCGATATCGACAGCGTGATCCGGGCGGAGATCCGGCATCACGAAGGCGCCTCCATCTTCTACCAGGGTTCACCGCTGCTCGTGTACGCCGACGACCTGCTTCCCGAGGTCTTCACCAACCTCATCGGAAACGCCCTGAAGTTCGGGGGGCCGTCCGTGCAGGTACGGATCCGGGTCGAGGACCGGGGAGAGGAGGTCGATGTCGCGATCGAGGATACGGGCCCCGGCATCCCCGACGATCTCAAACCCCGCGTATTCGACCGATTCCAGAGGGGCAGCACCTCCGTCCCCGGGACCGGGCTGGGCCTGTCCATCACGCGCATGCTCATGGATCGCTATGGGGGAAGGGCCTGGGTGGAGGATCGGGTCCCCGGCACCCCGGGAGAGGGGACGGTCGTCAGGTTCCGCCTGAAGAAGATCCGGGAACCATCCACCCATCGCTGA
- a CDS encoding DUF2953 domain-containing protein has translation MDILFWILVVIAILILLFWVLSLYVTLLPIDIKLESEKYGIVVTLAVSVIQGIVGVRIVLEEQGPTAALLLAGRPVLESRLPPILEEEAVEVPEKVEKPPEPEKPLPSIDEIESSYTLYLRPSTYQALAHPEAYLALLSPDTLKVLLDSRVRYRIARLVQEVVKSFSIERIDLKTALGSENPETAGLLYGYGMAVRGMLYAVPNLSIQIDPLFDRNILEWHLKTRVRFSWPIRIYIAVLRIFLERKVLDLVHKMVIAGSYNGQGA, from the coding sequence ATGGACATCCTGTTCTGGATCCTGGTCGTAATTGCCATTCTCATTCTCCTATTCTGGGTTCTTTCGCTGTACGTCACCCTGCTTCCGATTGATATCAAGCTGGAGTCGGAGAAGTACGGCATTGTGGTAACGCTGGCAGTGTCGGTGATACAGGGCATCGTCGGCGTTCGTATTGTCCTGGAAGAGCAGGGCCCGACAGCGGCGCTCCTGCTAGCGGGCCGCCCCGTCTTGGAGTCGAGGCTGCCCCCCATTCTGGAAGAAGAAGCGGTTGAAGTACCTGAAAAGGTAGAGAAACCACCCGAGCCGGAGAAGCCTCTCCCGAGCATCGATGAGATCGAGTCCTCCTACACGCTTTATTTGCGGCCGAGCACCTACCAGGCCCTGGCGCATCCCGAAGCCTATCTGGCGCTGCTCTCTCCGGATACCCTGAAGGTGCTGCTGGACTCCCGGGTTCGATACCGCATCGCGAGGCTTGTGCAGGAGGTAGTGAAGTCCTTCTCGATTGAGAGGATTGACCTGAAGACGGCACTGGGCTCTGAGAATCCGGAGACTGCGGGTCTCCTCTATGGGTACGGCATGGCCGTCCGGGGGATGCTGTATGCCGTGCCCAACCTCAGCATACAGATAGATCCTCTCTTTGACAGGAATATCCTCGAGTGGCACCTTAAGACCCGGGTGCGGTTCAGCTGGCCGATTCGAATTTATATTGCGGTGCTCCGGATATTTCTCGAGCGGAAGGTTCTCGACCTCGTTCATAAGATGGTGATAGCGGGGAGTTACAATGGACAGGGTGCATAG